A region of the Mycoavidus sp. HKI genome:
AAGCTTTTGCCCATTTATGTCCCACCATCGACCCTCATGCCTACAAACAACAGGTTGGCGATATCATCGTCGAACAATGGTCAACGGACAGCGATATAAAGATCAATATCGAAGCTGCCGACATTGTGATCGAGGCATTCGGCTGCAATCCGCCACCGGCTTACATTGCCGCTATGGCTAAACGTGCGGCCTATCAGCACGCCCCCGTTTGGATTAATCTTGAATATTTAAGCAACGAATCATGGGTTGCAGATTTCCATTTAAAATCCTCGCTCCATCCCCGTTACCCGTTACTTAAAACGTTCTTCTTTCCTGGTCTCATTGCAGGCTCAGGGGGCGTCTTGCAAGAGCGCACTCTATTGGCCTCACAACGGGCTTTTTTGTCAGCGCCTAACGCACGTATTGCACACTGTGCTTCGCTGGGAATACCTCCTGCGGCGGCTCAAGCTACGCTAATTTCACTTTTTTCTTATGAAAATGCAAATTTGGAGGCATTACTGAGTGCCTGGTGCAATAGCGCTACTCCGATCACCTGTATTGTGCCGGCAGGGATTATCTCAGCCGCCGTTGCATGCTTTTTCGGTATGCCAAAGCTGACAGCAGGCATGGTAGCCGCACGCGGGCATTTAACTGTATACGGGATTCCTTTTGTTGAACAAGATCGCTATGACCTTCTACTTTGGATCTGCGATCTTAATTTTGTGCGCGGCGAAGATTCATTTGTGCGCGCCCAATTGGCGCAAAAGCCCTTTGTATGGCAAATCTACCCGCAGCCAGATAATGCACATTACGTTAAACTTGAGGCAACCCTTGCGGCCTATGCGTTCGCTCTGCCAGACGAGGCGCGCCTAGCACTGAGTAGCTTCTGGCGGAAGTGGAATAACACTTCTGCCGCGCCTTTAGCGCTTGACTGGAATCATTTCTGGCAACCTCGCAACAGATTCGCAAACCATGCAATTAACTGGGCGCAAACACTTGCCAAACTGGGCGACCTCGCCGGTAACCTAGCGCAATTTTGCGAATCTCAGTTAAAATAGGCAGATTACTTTTTACAACTCATAAATATATATAACGTATCTTGCCTGGCCGCGCTTTTTGCGCGCCACGGTGATATGTGATTTATTTGCACAGGACCTTTATGAAACTCGCCCAAGAACTCCGCGCCGGCAATGTTGTGATGATCGGCACCGATCCAATGGTGGTACAAAAAGCTGAATACAATAAATCCGGCCGGAGTTCAGCTGTGGTCAAAATGAAATTGAGCAACTTGCTGACAGGCGCAGGCATGGAGTCTGTTTATAAAGCAGACGATAAATTTGAAGATATTGTACTTGACCGCAAGGAAGTGACGTATTCGTATTTTGCTGATCCGATGTATGTTTTTATGGATGCTGACTATAATCAATATGAGGTCGAGCAAGTCAACTTAGGCGATGCGTTGCATTACCTTGAGGCAGAGATGAATTGCGATGTGGTTTTCTATAATGGCAAAGCGCTGTCAGTGATACTGCCGACGATCTTAGTGCGCGAAATTGTCTATACTGAACCTGCAATTAAAGGCGATACGTCATCGGGTAAGGTTATGAAAAATGCCAAGCTGTCCACAGGTATGGAGCTTCAAGTGCCACTTTTCTGTAGTATTGGAGATAAAATTGAAATAGACACGCGCACACATGAGTATCGTAGCCGTGCCTAAGGGTGTTTTATTTTTCTAAAAGCAAACTAAACGTTAGGGGTTCATATGAAAAAGCAATTTGTTTTCTTGTTTTACGCCTTATTAACCGCTACGACTTTATTTAGCTTTACAGGAAAAAGTATTGCCGCCGATCCTACCCCGATTGCGCTGCCGAAGGATTTGCCCGCCGATTTGAAACTGCCCGATAACGAAATTGTCTTTTTGAAATTACATGCCGAAGGAATGCAAAACTATATCTGCCGAGAAGGCCAGGGGTGGATTTTCACTGAGCCGGTCGCTACTTTATATGATGATAAAAAAGTAGCCGTCGGCCGTCATTCTATAGGCCCAAGCTGGGTCAGCACCGTGGATGACAGCTGGGCGATTGGCCAGGCAGTCAAATCCTTCGAGCCGAAGAATAAAAATAATATTCCTTGGCGTTTGTTCACGGCCAAAGATCATCGCGGAACCGGCGTTTTTTCAGATGTAACCAGCATCTTGCAAGTTAAAACGCAGGGTGGCAAGGTCCCCCCTTCTAAGCCATGCAGCACAGTGGCTCATTTCAATAGAACATTTCCTGCGCAATACAAAGCAACCTATTATTTTTCAAAGCGCAAGCTCGACTAATAATGCTTTTGCCGCAAGATATTGCGGATGTTGTTCAAGTTCATGCCAAGGTATTGGCTCGCCACGAGCGGCAAGGCGCTTAATCCGGCTCGCTGAGGTGGCAGAAGGCGTGTAGCGCAATTCAGCCAGGACGCGCTCCGCCTCCTGCGGCAGGTTGCAAACAAGCACCATATCGCAACCTGCATCCAGTGCGACTTGGGCGCTTTCGACAAAGTTGCCGATTGTCCGCGCGCCTTCCATGGATAAATCATCGCTCAAAATAGCGCCGGTAAAACCGAGTTGTTCACGTAATATGTTTTGTAGCCAGATTTTTGAGAAGCCGGCAGGCCGCGCATCGACTGCCGGGTAAACAATATGCGCCGGCATGACAGCCGCCAGCGACACGTCTAACCAACGGTAAGGCTGCGCATCTTGCAAGAGAACGTCAAGTGTGCGGGTATCCACTGCCATTGCATAATGTGAATCGGCCTCAACAAAGCCGTGACCCGGAAAATGTTTGCCACAATTTGCCAGGCCTGCAAGCGCCAGGCCATGGCTTAAGCTTTTGGCGAGTAAGGTGATGACGCGCGGATCGTGATGAAAAGCGCGATTGCCAATCACCTTCGACTGCCCATAATCGAGATCCAGGATCGGCGTGAAGCTGAAATCAATATGACTTGCACGCAACTCTAAAGCCAATATATAGCCGACCGCAGTCGCCGCGCGGGTAGCGAGTAATACGTCTTGCTCCCATAGTTGGCCCAAACCGCGCATTGCCGGTAAGTGCGTAAAGCCATCGGTTTTGAAACGTTGGACTCGCCCGCCTTCATGGTCAACCGTGATCAGTAAATCATTACGCACCTCGCGAATCTGCTCAGTCAATGCGAGCAACTGCGCTCGACTTTGAAAATTGCGGGCAAATAGGATAATGCCCCCGGTTAACGGATGTACGAGCCGGCGGATTTCTTCTTCAGTCAGCTCAGTACCCGCAACGTCCAACATCACCGGCCCGAGCGTATTAGCAGATAGATTAGGCATTGGTTTTATCCTGTTCGGCAACCACGAAGGCGAGCGCATAATCGCGCTCGTCGCTTAGGGTTACATGGGCATGAATGCGCTGTGTAGTCAGCCAATCAGCCAGCGCCCCAAGTGCCACCACAACCGGCCGGCCACTGGGTTCATTTAGGGTTTGCAGCGCACGCCAGGTCATCGGCCAATGCATGCCAAGTCCGATGGCTTTTGAGAAGGCTTCTTTAGCTGCAAAGCGTGTGGCCAAAAAAGCCAAGCCGCGCGCGGCAGAACGTGCGGCGCGGGCATGATATTTTGCCAGCTCATCGGGACCGAGTACTTTGTCTGCAAAACGGCCGCCAGTGCGCTCCATCACACCTGCGACTCGGTCTATACTAATCATGTCAGTACCAATCCCATAGATCATCTCTACACTCCCGGAAAAGATGTTGATGCAGCGAGCCGAGCAGCCACCATCAGTGCTTTCATTTCACGTACGGCGTTTTCCCAGCCAACAAATAACGCATGGGCCACAATCGCATGGCCAATATTCAGTTCTGTGATGTCTTGCAGAGCGGCGATCGGCTGCACATTTGAATAATGTAGACCGTGTCCAGCATTGACTTTGAGTCCCAACGATGCGCCCAGTTCCGCAGCGCGCGCAATGCGCTCGAGTTCTTGTTGGCGTTCCGCCTCGTTGCATGCTGAAGCATAGCGGCCGGTATGCAATTCAATGACCGGCGCCAGCGCTTCACGCGCGGCGTGGATTTGGGCTGGATCGGGATCAATAAAAAGTGAAACGCGTATTCCTGCGCCCGCGAGCTGGCTACAGGTAGTTTTGACTTGGTTTAACTGACCGGCCACCTCAAGACCGCCTTCGGTGGTTAACTCTTGTCGTTTTTCTGGCACCAAGCATACGTCTTGTGGCCGTACGGTGCACGCAATCGCCAGCATTTCTGGCGTCAGAGCGCACTCGAGATTCATTCTGGTGTGCAGCAATGGACGTAAGGCATGCACGTCCGCGTCGCGAATATGACGACGATCTTCGCGCAAGTGGAGGGTAATGGCATCTGCGCCTGCCGCTTCAGCGGCTAACGCTGCCTGCAACGGATCAGGATAGGCGACACCACGCGCATTGCGTAACGTTGCAACATGATCAATATTGACCCCGAGGTCAAGATTGCCCGCAGGTGGCGACAAAAAACTCATAAAGTATGTAAATCAATTAGGATTTGGCGCGTATTGAGCACGACTCCGCCGAGGTGGTGATGCAGCAAAAAACGCATCAATTGCTTACTCTGGATAAGGGTTAAGGCGCGTTCATATTCGTCACGCTCCATATCGATTAAGGTTTGTCCGGCAATCAGCGGCCAATGCGAAGGCTCCATGCCCTTTGCCGCACGCACGCCATGCTCTGGATCAAAGACATAAATCCCGTCTGCCGACACCGGCTTACGGGTATGGGCAATATAGTCAAAAGCACTGGCGTGGCCCGTTTCGCGCAACAGGATACGCTCAAAAGAACGCAGTGCTTGTACTGGCGGCGCGCCAGCGCCAAGCCGGGTCAGCGTCAAGACGTAATGGTCGAAAAGCCGTTCACACGGGTCTTCACGCGCACAGAATTTAAGCAGGAGTTCATTCGCATAAAAACCACATAGCAAGGCGTGGCCGGTTAACGGCGGCATCCCTCCAACCCATTCAGCGCCAGTGAGCGTGCGCAACTCGGATTTGCCGGCCCAGGCTAGAGATAAAGGTTGAAATGTTTGCA
Encoded here:
- the nagZ gene encoding beta-N-acetylhexosaminidase; the protein is MPNLSANTLGPVMLDVAGTELTEEEIRRLVHPLTGGIILFARNFQSRAQLLALTEQIREVRNDLLITVDHEGGRVQRFKTDGFTHLPAMRGLGQLWEQDVLLATRAATAVGYILALELRASHIDFSFTPILDLDYGQSKVIGNRAFHHDPRVITLLAKSLSHGLALAGLANCGKHFPGHGFVEADSHYAMAVDTRTLDVLLQDAQPYRWLDVSLAAVMPAHIVYPAVDARPAGFSKIWLQNILREQLGFTGAILSDDLSMEGARTIGNFVESAQVALDAGCDMVLVCNLPQEAERVLAELRYTPSATSASRIKRLAARGEPIPWHELEQHPQYLAAKALLVELAL
- the pdxJ gene encoding pyridoxine 5'-phosphate synthase, yielding MSFLSPPAGNLDLGVNIDHVATLRNARGVAYPDPLQAALAAEAAGADAITLHLREDRRHIRDADVHALRPLLHTRMNLECALTPEMLAIACTVRPQDVCLVPEKRQELTTEGGLEVAGQLNQVKTTCSQLAGAGIRVSLFIDPDPAQIHAAREALAPVIELHTGRYASACNEAERQQELERIARAAELGASLGLKVNAGHGLHYSNVQPIAALQDITELNIGHAIVAHALFVGWENAVREMKALMVAARLAASTSFPGV
- the earP gene encoding elongation factor P maturation arginine rhamnosyltransferase EarP; the protein is MPSCDIFCTVIDNFGDIGTSWRLARQLAAEHGWHVRLWVDKLEAFAHLCPTIDPHAYKQQVGDIIVEQWSTDSDIKINIEAADIVIEAFGCNPPPAYIAAMAKRAAYQHAPVWINLEYLSNESWVADFHLKSSLHPRYPLLKTFFFPGLIAGSGGVLQERTLLASQRAFLSAPNARIAHCASLGIPPAAAQATLISLFSYENANLEALLSAWCNSATPITCIVPAGIISAAVACFFGMPKLTAGMVAARGHLTVYGIPFVEQDRYDLLLWICDLNFVRGEDSFVRAQLAQKPFVWQIYPQPDNAHYVKLEATLAAYAFALPDEARLALSSFWRKWNNTSAAPLALDWNHFWQPRNRFANHAINWAQTLAKLGDLAGNLAQFCESQLK
- the recO gene encoding DNA repair protein RecO, whose amino-acid sequence is MNELQVDEILPATLTRTISSKPAGRAAMRPERRVVEQPGFVLHSYPHRETSLVLDIFSRDYGRLALVAKGAKRPYSALRGVLQTFQPLSLAWAGKSELRTLTGAEWVGGMPPLTGHALLCGFYANELLLKFCAREDPCERLFDHYVLTLTRLGAGAPPVQALRSFERILLRETGHASAFDYIAHTRKPVSADGIYVFDPEHGVRAAKGMEPSHWPLIAGQTLIDMERDEYERALTLIQSKQLMRFLLHHHLGGVVLNTRQILIDLHTL
- a CDS encoding DUF3455 domain-containing protein; protein product: MKKQFVFLFYALLTATTLFSFTGKSIAADPTPIALPKDLPADLKLPDNEIVFLKLHAEGMQNYICREGQGWIFTEPVATLYDDKKVAVGRHSIGPSWVSTVDDSWAIGQAVKSFEPKNKNNIPWRLFTAKDHRGTGVFSDVTSILQVKTQGGKVPPSKPCSTVAHFNRTFPAQYKATYYFSKRKLD
- the efp gene encoding elongation factor P, which encodes MKLAQELRAGNVVMIGTDPMVVQKAEYNKSGRSSAVVKMKLSNLLTGAGMESVYKADDKFEDIVLDRKEVTYSYFADPMYVFMDADYNQYEVEQVNLGDALHYLEAEMNCDVVFYNGKALSVILPTILVREIVYTEPAIKGDTSSGKVMKNAKLSTGMELQVPLFCSIGDKIEIDTRTHEYRSRA
- the acpS gene encoding holo-ACP synthase, which gives rise to MIYGIGTDMISIDRVAGVMERTGGRFADKVLGPDELAKYHARAARSAARGLAFLATRFAAKEAFSKAIGLGMHWPMTWRALQTLNEPSGRPVVVALGALADWLTTQRIHAHVTLSDERDYALAFVVAEQDKTNA